The following coding sequences lie in one Peromyscus maniculatus bairdii isolate BWxNUB_F1_BW_parent chromosome 3, HU_Pman_BW_mat_3.1, whole genome shotgun sequence genomic window:
- the Tigd2 gene encoding tigger transposable element-derived protein 2, producing MLGKRKRVVLTIKDKLDIIKKLEEGNSFKKLSVVYGIGESTVRDIKKNKERIINYANSSDPTSGVSKRKSMKSSTYEELDRVMIEWFNQQKTDGIPVSGTICAKQARFFFDALGMEGDFNASSGWLTRFKQRHGIPKAAGKGAKLKGDETAASEFCGNFQEFVERENLLPEQIYGADQTGLFWKCLPSRTLAFDPDRSTSEYRSSRERIIIMCCANATGLHKLNLCVVGKAKRPRAFKGTDLSNLPVTYFSQKSAWIEQSVFKQWFEKCFVPQVQKHLKSKGLREKAVLLLDFPSAHPSEDLLSSDDGRIIVKYLPPNVASLIQPMSQGVLTTVKRYYRAGLIQRYMNEGNDPKMFWKNLTVLDAIYEASRAWNMIRSNTITRAWKKLFPGNEDNSSMSIDEGAILAANLATVLQNTEDCEHVNIENIEQWFDSRSSDSNCQVLADIVGAEDRAVAAEQKPSRKTRKAELNPEKHISHKAALEWTENLLDYLEQQDDMLLSDKLVLRRLRTIIRRKQRIQNKNHL from the coding sequence ATGTTGGGGAAACGTAAGCGTGTGGTGTTGACAATTAAAGACAAACTTGACATCATTAAGAAGCTTGAAGAaggcaactcttttaaaaaactttctgTCGTGTATGGAATTGGTGAATCCACAGTTCgcgacattaaaaaaaacaaagaaagaattataaaCTATGCCAACAGTTCAGATCCTACTAGCGGGGTGTCCAAACGTAAATCTATGAAGTCATCAACGTATGAGGAGCTTGATAGAGTTATGATAGAGTGGTTTAATCAACAGAAAACAGATGGGATCCCAGTGTCTGGGACTATCTGTGCAAAACAAGCCAGGTTCTTTTTTGATGCATTGGGGATGGAAGGTGATTTTAATGCCTCATCTGGCTGGCTCACTCGGTTTAAGCAGCGCCACGGGATTCCAAAGGCTGCTGGTAAAGGAGCAAAATTAAAAGGGGATGAAACTGCTGCCAGTGAATTTTGTGGTAACTTTCAAGAATTTGTGGAAAGAGAAAATCTCCTACCGGAACAAATTTATGGTGCTGATCAAACTGGACTGTTCTGGAAATGTCTCCCCTCAAGGACACTGGCTTTTGACCCTGACCGGAGTACTTCGGAATATAGGTCAAGCAGGGAGAGAATCATTATTATGTGTTGTGCAAATGCCACGGGTCTGCACAAGCTTAACCTTTGTGTGGTGGGAAAAGCAAAAAGGCCCCGTGCATTCAAAGGCACTGACCTTTCCAACCTTCCTGTCACTTACTTCAGTCAGAAAAGTGCATGGATCGAGCAGTCTGTTTTCAAACAGTGGTTTGAGAAGTGCTTTGTGCCACAGGTGCAGAAGCACCTGAAATCCAAAGGGCTTCGAGAGAAAGCAGTACTGCTTTTAGATTTCCCCTCAGCACATCCATCTGAAGACCTGCTGAGCTCCGATGACGGCAGGATAATTGTGAAATATTTGCCACCAAATGTAGCAAGTCTTATTCAACCTATGAGCCAAGGAGTTCTAACCACAGTCAAAAGATATTACCGAGCAGGACTTATCCAGAGATACATGAATGAAGGAAATGACCCAAAAATGTTCTGGAAGAATTTGACAGTGCTGGATGCAATTTATGAGGCCTCAAGAGCCTGGAACATGATAAGATCAAATACCATAACCAGAGCGTGGAAAAAGCTTTTCCCTGGCAATGAAGACAATTCAAGCATGAGCATTGATGAAGGAGCCATTTTAGCTGCTAATTTAGCAACCGTTTTACAGAATACAGAAGATTGTGAGCATGTCAACATTGAAAATATCGAACAGTGGTTTGACTCTCGGAGTAGTGACTCAAACTGTCAGGTGTTGGCTGACATTGTAGGTGCTGAAGACCGGGCTGTGGCTGCTGAGCAGAAGCCTTCCAGGAAGACTAGGAAAGCAGAACTGAATCCAGAGAAGCATATTAGCCACAAAGCTGCACTTGAATGGACTGAAAATTTGCTGGATTATCTGGAACAACAAGATGACATGCTACTCTCTGATAAGCTGGTATTGCGGAGGCTTCGGACCAttataagaagaaaacagaggattcaaaataaaaatcatctgtAG